One genomic segment of Aliarcobacter cibarius includes these proteins:
- a CDS encoding FlgO family outer membrane protein, translating to MFRNISKTAILSSLVVLILSGCSYKYRSANTSDATSNSNLNKEYNKVKDARDHLDIADDMQKYVTSQTTLESTIASLSTQLMQNQKINTDKPVLITSFVRLDQLKETSEFGRVLGESLINELSNRGFNVIEYRGQMAVSINDKGEYFISRKPHEIKSSVPNTYVVVGTYSRQPGKVILNARIIDNISGKIITSARATYLHNLANDCTLFKDCAPARTVKIIKEK from the coding sequence ATGTTTAGAAATATTTCTAAAACTGCTATTTTATCATCTTTAGTTGTACTAATTCTTTCTGGTTGTTCATACAAGTATAGAAGTGCTAATACATCTGATGCGACTAGTAATAGCAATTTAAACAAAGAGTATAACAAAGTAAAAGATGCGAGAGATCATTTAGATATTGCTGATGATATGCAAAAATATGTAACAAGTCAAACAACTCTTGAATCAACAATTGCATCTCTTTCAACTCAACTAATGCAAAACCAAAAAATCAATACTGATAAACCTGTACTTATTACATCTTTCGTAAGACTTGATCAATTAAAAGAGACTTCAGAATTTGGAAGAGTTTTAGGAGAAAGTTTAATAAATGAACTTTCAAATAGAGGATTTAATGTAATAGAATATAGAGGTCAAATGGCTGTTTCTATAAACGACAAGGGTGAATATTTCATCTCTAGAAAACCTCATGAAATAAAAAGTTCTGTTCCAAATACTTATGTAGTTGTTGGAACTTACTCTAGACAACCTGGAAAAGTTATTTTAAATGCAAGAATTATTGATAATATTAGTGGTAAAATAATTACAAGTGCTAGAGCAACATATCTTCATAACTTAGCAAATGATTGTACACTTTTCAAAGATTGTGCACCTGCTAGAACAGTAAAAATAATTAAAGAGAAATAA
- the dnaE gene encoding DNA polymerase III subunit alpha yields MSQIPQFTHLHLHTEYSLLDGANKIKPLAKKLKSFGMTSVAMTDHGNMFGAIDFYNAMRAEGIKPIIGMEAYIHNSDDIADKTNRQRFHLCLYAKDEIGYKNLMYLSSKAYMEGFYYYPRINKKLLKEHSTGLVCSAACLQGEVNWHLNTQSERNVKNGAKGYEEAKRISLEYKEIFGEDFYLEIMRHGIGDQLFVDDQILRISKETGIKIVATNDTHYLEQKDADAHEAFMCIAMNKLYDDPNRLRHSVHEFYLKSQEQIYKLYADIPEAIEATQEIADKCNLTIKLGNPTPPNFKFTRDKLKELNLEIPEPENEYSLENDKVLFSYECRIGLEDRLKLVPLEKHEEYKARLETEINIINNMKFPGYMLIVWDFVKVAKDMGIPVGPGRGSAAGSLVAYSLKITDIDPIPYGLLFERFLNPERVSMPDIDMDFCQSRRGEIIDYVVNQYGRANVAQIITFGKLLAKGVIRDVARVLDMPYAKADAMAKLIPDELGIDLKNSWEKEPKIKELCEADPLAARVWEYALALEGLNRNAGTHAAGVVISNEPLWNKTPLFKPSGLDTLATQYNGKYIEDVDLIKFDFLGLKTLTVIDEAIKLIKQRHGKVIDFKTIDVNDKGVYDLIQTGDTLGLFQIESDGMQDLCKRLKPSNFEDIVAVLALYRPGPMESGMLDDFIERKHGRAKIDYFHDELEEALKPILENTYGVIVYQEQVMQIVQSVGGFSLGGADLVRRAMGKKIKEEMDRLKGQFADGAEEKGFTRAYAEELFDLIVKFAGYGFNKSHSAAYALVTFYTSYLKCYYPAEFMAALLTLEKDNTDKVVRYVDEVKRLNLELFPPDINKSDLVFSATNINGKEVVMFGMGAIKGAGDVAIKSILQAREKGKFNDLSDFISRIDASKVNKRVIESLAKAGVFDSLGYSRNALLSQIEKIVDGASKASNAKKMSTGSLFGDSDELTKIEIELDNLPEYSPKEILELEKASLGFYVSGHPLDEYKEQIEKINYTLSSSIDELEDGSQILIVGKVEEITEKISKKGGKFGIISVLDYHGTVEFMLFEDRLKELQENFDLNEPIAIKVRISKNEQFTRMSVLKIETIFDAQKEKVKIKQKEVVEPPLIIAIPFSEDELIIHDLFDLVVNNQGKRELRILIKSKLADLELESAIKVNSDIEKVINNIKGAYIVDVTDTSNK; encoded by the coding sequence ATGTCACAAATACCGCAATTTACACATTTACATCTACATACAGAATATTCGCTTCTAGATGGAGCAAACAAGATAAAACCACTTGCAAAAAAACTAAAAAGCTTTGGTATGACAAGTGTTGCCATGACTGATCATGGAAATATGTTTGGAGCAATAGATTTTTATAATGCTATGAGAGCTGAAGGTATAAAGCCAATTATTGGAATGGAGGCTTATATACACAATAGTGATGATATAGCAGATAAAACAAATAGACAAAGATTTCATTTATGTTTATATGCAAAAGATGAAATTGGATATAAAAATCTTATGTATCTTAGTTCAAAAGCATATATGGAAGGATTTTATTACTATCCAAGAATAAATAAAAAGTTATTAAAAGAACATTCAACAGGTCTCGTTTGTAGTGCCGCATGTCTACAAGGTGAGGTAAATTGGCATTTAAATACTCAAAGTGAGAGAAATGTAAAAAATGGTGCAAAAGGATATGAAGAAGCTAAAAGAATTTCTTTAGAGTACAAAGAGATATTTGGTGAAGATTTTTATTTAGAGATTATGAGACATGGAATTGGGGATCAACTTTTTGTAGATGACCAAATTTTAAGAATTTCAAAAGAGACTGGAATAAAAATAGTTGCTACAAATGATACTCACTATTTAGAACAAAAAGATGCAGATGCACATGAGGCTTTTATGTGTATTGCAATGAATAAACTATATGATGATCCAAATAGATTAAGACATAGTGTTCATGAGTTTTATTTAAAGTCGCAAGAACAAATTTATAAACTTTATGCAGATATTCCTGAAGCTATTGAAGCAACTCAAGAAATAGCTGATAAATGTAATCTTACTATAAAGTTAGGAAATCCAACTCCTCCAAATTTCAAATTTACAAGAGATAAGTTAAAAGAATTAAATCTTGAAATACCTGAACCAGAAAATGAATATTCTTTAGAAAATGATAAAGTTTTATTTTCTTATGAATGTAGAATTGGTTTAGAAGATAGATTAAAGCTTGTACCTCTTGAAAAACATGAAGAGTATAAAGCTAGATTAGAAACAGAGATAAATATTATAAATAATATGAAATTTCCAGGATATATGTTAATTGTTTGGGATTTCGTTAAAGTTGCAAAAGATATGGGAATTCCAGTTGGTCCAGGAAGAGGAAGTGCAGCTGGAAGTTTAGTTGCGTATAGTTTAAAAATTACAGATATTGACCCAATTCCTTATGGATTACTTTTTGAAAGGTTTTTAAATCCAGAGAGGGTTTCAATGCCCGATATTGATATGGATTTTTGTCAAAGTAGACGGGGGGAGATTATTGATTATGTTGTAAATCAATATGGACGAGCCAATGTTGCACAAATTATTACTTTTGGTAAGCTTTTAGCAAAAGGGGTTATAAGAGATGTTGCTAGGGTTCTTGATATGCCTTATGCAAAAGCAGATGCAATGGCAAAATTAATTCCTGATGAATTAGGAATAGATTTAAAAAACTCTTGGGAAAAAGAGCCAAAAATAAAAGAACTTTGTGAAGCTGATCCTCTAGCAGCTAGAGTTTGGGAATATGCATTGGCACTAGAAGGATTAAATAGAAATGCTGGAACTCATGCTGCTGGAGTTGTTATATCAAATGAGCCACTTTGGAATAAAACTCCACTTTTTAAACCAAGTGGACTTGATACTTTAGCTACTCAATATAATGGAAAATATATTGAAGATGTTGATTTGATTAAATTTGACTTTTTAGGATTAAAAACTCTTACAGTTATTGATGAAGCTATAAAATTAATCAAACAACGTCATGGAAAAGTTATAGATTTTAAAACTATAGATGTAAATGACAAAGGTGTTTATGATTTAATTCAAACTGGAGATACTTTAGGACTATTTCAAATAGAGTCAGATGGTATGCAAGATTTATGTAAAAGATTAAAACCATCAAACTTTGAAGATATTGTTGCCGTTCTTGCTTTATATAGACCAGGACCTATGGAATCAGGAATGCTTGATGACTTTATTGAAAGAAAACATGGACGTGCAAAAATTGATTACTTTCATGATGAACTTGAAGAAGCTTTAAAACCAATACTTGAAAATACTTATGGAGTAATTGTTTATCAAGAGCAGGTAATGCAAATTGTTCAAAGTGTTGGAGGCTTTTCTCTTGGAGGTGCTGACCTTGTAAGAAGAGCAATGGGTAAAAAGATTAAAGAAGAGATGGATAGGCTAAAAGGTCAGTTTGCTGATGGAGCTGAAGAAAAAGGATTTACAAGAGCCTATGCAGAAGAACTTTTTGATTTGATTGTAAAATTCGCTGGATATGGATTTAACAAATCTCACTCAGCAGCTTATGCTTTAGTTACTTTTTATACTTCTTATTTAAAATGTTATTACCCAGCAGAATTTATGGCAGCTCTTTTAACACTTGAAAAAGACAATACAGATAAGGTTGTAAGATATGTTGATGAGGTTAAAAGATTAAATCTTGAACTTTTCCCGCCTGATATAAATAAATCAGATCTTGTTTTCTCAGCAACAAACATAAATGGAAAAGAAGTTGTTATGTTTGGTATGGGAGCTATAAAAGGTGCTGGTGATGTTGCTATTAAATCTATTTTACAAGCAAGAGAAAAAGGTAAATTTAATGATTTATCGGATTTTATTTCAAGAATTGATGCTAGTAAAGTAAATAAAAGAGTTATAGAATCTTTAGCAAAAGCAGGAGTTTTTGATAGTTTAGGTTATTCTAGAAATGCACTTTTAAGCCAAATAGAAAAAATTGTGGATGGTGCTTCAAAAGCTTCAAATGCAAAAAAAATGTCAACAGGTTCACTTTTTGGAGATAGTGATGAACTTACAAAAATAGAGATAGAATTAGATAATTTACCTGAATATTCTCCAAAAGAAATTCTTGAACTTGAAAAAGCAAGTCTTGGATTTTATGTTTCAGGACATCCTTTGGATGAGTATAAAGAACAGATAGAAAAAATAAATTATACTTTATCTTCAAGTATTGATGAGCTTGAAGATGGAAGTCAAATTTTAATTGTTGGAAAAGTTGAAGAGATAACTGAAAAGATTTCTAAAAAAGGTGGAAAGTTTGGAATTATTTCTGTACTTGATTACCATGGAACAGTTGAATTTATGCTTTTTGAAGATAGATTAAAAGAGCTTCAAGAAAATTTTGATTTAAATGAGCCAATTGCTATAAAGGTTCGAATATCAAAAAATGAACAATTTACAAGAATGAGTGTTTTAAAAATTGAGACTATTTTTGATGCACAAAAAGAAAAAGTTAAAATAAAACAAAAAGAGGTTGTTGAACCACCTTTAATTATTGCTATTCCTTTTAGTGAAGATGAATTAATAATTCATGATTTATTTGATTTAGTTGTGAATAATCAAGGAAAAAGAGAATTAAGAATCTTAATAAAGTCTAAATTAGCGGATTTGGAATTAGAAAGTGCAATAAAAGTAAATAGTGATATTGAAAAAGTAATAAATAATATAAAAGGAGCATATATAGTAGATGTTACAGATACTTCTAACAAATGA
- a CDS encoding DJ-1 family glyoxalase III, with protein MSKLLVPISNGFEEIEAISIIDVCRRAGIEVITAGVEDNILTGAHNIKIETDKKISEVSSDNFDMIALPGGLPNAFTLAENSDVQRLLKEFKEKNKKIAAICAAPYALHKANVLNENYTCYPSFEEKIKDEGYINNKNVVIDSNVVTSKGPATAMEFALEIVKILKGDEIYFSVKNGLLA; from the coding sequence ATGTCAAAACTTTTAGTTCCAATTTCAAATGGATTTGAAGAGATTGAGGCAATTTCAATAATTGATGTTTGTAGAAGAGCAGGTATTGAAGTAATAACAGCAGGTGTTGAAGATAATATTTTAACAGGTGCACATAATATTAAAATTGAAACAGATAAAAAAATATCTGAAGTTTCAAGCGATAATTTTGATATGATAGCTCTTCCTGGTGGTCTTCCAAATGCCTTTACATTGGCTGAAAACAGTGATGTTCAAAGACTTTTAAAAGAGTTTAAAGAAAAAAATAAAAAAATTGCAGCAATCTGTGCAGCTCCTTATGCTCTGCACAAGGCTAATGTTTTAAATGAAAATTATACATGTTATCCAAGCTTTGAAGAAAAAATTAAAGATGAAGGCTATATCAACAATAAAAATGTTGTTATTGATTCAAATGTTGTAACTTCAAAAGGACCAGCAACAGCTATGGAATTTGCTTTAGAAATTGTAAAAATTTTAAAAGGTGATGAAATCTATTTTTCTGTAAAAAATGGTCTATTAGCATAA
- the pyk gene encoding pyruvate kinase, translating to MDKKTKILATLGPASNSLEMIEKLIDAGANMFRLNFSHGSHEYHQETLDNIRQAMQNKKKIVGILQDISGPKIRVGELKEPFLLEAGDTVTFEKEEIVGYKKGPKEYVVSINYPYILEKIKIDEYIYLYDGIIRAKVIETTPKVIAEIENNGTLSSRKGVNFPNTIIDIEVITKKDEADIAWGVKNRVDYFAISFVQNAKDMRRARALLGDYKGKLIAKIEKFDAVSNIDEIIEVSDGIMVARGDLGIEVPYYDVPTIQKMLIRKSNAKGIPVITATQMLLSMTQNERATRAEISDVANAVLDGTDIVMLSEESAVGDNPTNVVETMNNIISQTEKIYNHDKRYNFTYLDEFDVIQATVTKLADDLGADGILSLTSSGNSARKMSRYRPKTPLFTFAHDRETLTSLTALWGVQPITTVKEAQASKMIQKMLRSLEKRELLNKNGLYICTVGYPVGIPGSTNTIKILTPSEIEFYLNFKENREKTKQEKKQKTSTTIDE from the coding sequence ATGGATAAAAAAACAAAAATTTTAGCAACACTAGGACCTGCAAGTAATAGTTTAGAAATGATAGAGAAGTTAATTGATGCTGGTGCAAATATGTTTAGATTAAATTTTTCACACGGTAGCCATGAATACCATCAAGAAACTCTAGATAATATTAGACAAGCTATGCAAAATAAGAAAAAAATCGTAGGAATCTTACAAGACATTTCAGGACCAAAAATAAGAGTTGGTGAGTTAAAAGAACCTTTTTTATTAGAAGCTGGTGACACTGTAACTTTTGAAAAAGAAGAGATTGTTGGATATAAAAAAGGACCTAAAGAGTATGTAGTATCTATAAATTATCCATATATTTTAGAAAAAATAAAAATTGATGAATATATTTATTTATATGATGGAATAATAAGAGCAAAAGTTATAGAAACAACTCCAAAAGTTATAGCGGAAATCGAAAATAATGGAACATTAAGTTCAAGAAAAGGAGTTAATTTTCCAAATACAATTATTGATATTGAAGTTATTACAAAAAAAGATGAAGCTGATATTGCATGGGGTGTAAAAAATAGAGTTGACTATTTTGCTATTTCATTTGTTCAAAATGCAAAAGATATGAGAAGAGCAAGAGCACTATTAGGTGATTACAAAGGTAAGCTAATTGCAAAAATTGAAAAATTTGATGCTGTTTCAAATATTGATGAAATTATTGAAGTAAGTGATGGAATCATGGTTGCACGTGGAGACTTAGGAATTGAAGTTCCATATTATGATGTTCCTACAATCCAAAAAATGCTAATTCGTAAATCAAATGCAAAAGGTATTCCTGTAATTACTGCTACTCAAATGCTTTTATCAATGACACAAAATGAAAGAGCAACAAGAGCTGAAATTTCTGACGTTGCAAATGCTGTTTTAGATGGTACAGACATTGTAATGCTTTCTGAAGAAAGTGCCGTAGGAGATAATCCAACAAATGTTGTTGAAACAATGAACAACATTATCAGTCAAACTGAAAAAATTTATAATCATGATAAAAGATATAACTTTACATATTTAGATGAGTTTGATGTAATTCAAGCAACAGTAACAAAACTAGCTGATGATTTAGGTGCAGATGGTATTTTATCTCTTACAAGTAGTGGAAATTCTGCTAGAAAAATGTCTAGATATAGACCAAAAACTCCTCTATTTACATTTGCTCATGATAGAGAAACATTAACTTCATTAACTGCTCTTTGGGGAGTACAACCAATTACAACAGTAAAAGAAGCTCAAGCATCTAAAATGATTCAAAAAATGTTAAGAAGCTTAGAAAAAAGAGAGTTATTAAATAAAAATGGTTTATATATTTGCACTGTTGGATACCCTGTTGGAATTCCTGGAAGTACGAATACTATTAAAATATTAACTCCAAGTGAAATAGAGTTCTATCTAAACTTCAAAGAAAATAGAGAGAAAACAAAACAAGAGAAAAAACAAAAAACATCAACGACAATTGATGAATAA
- a CDS encoding FlgO family outer membrane protein produces MQKSYIRLVKQIIVLLILTFSFNSCAYKYPLNGSNNFHALISSMVDESSQKIKRHVGMGEVVLVSDFVNLDKLQNRSQLGFLLSSMLKDKLSSLNIVVKEIELGKEFEIGKSGFNLLTREQSKLLSKTVQSKYAAVGTYSITSKTLNVFIRLIDVNTGNILASSYGRTDIDDEILGLEGSLERKTPTLRPHLVL; encoded by the coding sequence ATGCAAAAATCTTACATAAGATTAGTAAAACAAATAATTGTTTTACTAATCTTAACTTTTAGTTTTAATTCTTGTGCTTATAAATATCCATTAAATGGTTCAAATAATTTTCATGCATTAATTTCATCAATGGTTGATGAATCAAGTCAAAAAATTAAAAGACATGTAGGTATGGGAGAAGTGGTTTTAGTTTCAGATTTTGTAAATCTTGATAAATTACAAAACAGATCTCAACTAGGTTTTTTGTTATCTAGTATGTTAAAAGATAAGCTATCTTCTTTAAATATTGTAGTAAAAGAGATTGAATTAGGAAAAGAGTTTGAAATTGGAAAATCAGGATTTAATCTTCTGACAAGAGAACAAAGTAAACTTCTTTCAAAAACAGTTCAATCAAAATATGCTGCAGTTGGTACATATTCAATAACTAGTAAAACTTTAAATGTTTTTATTAGACTTATTGATGTTAATACTGGAAATATACTAGCTTCTTCTTATGGAAGAACTGATATAGATGATGAAATTTTAGGTCTTGAAGGAAGCTTAGAAAGAAAAACTCCTACTTTAAGACCTCATTTAGTTTTATAA
- a CDS encoding CTP synthase, with amino-acid sequence MTKFIFVTGGVLSSLGKGITSASIAAILKQSGFKVSMLKIDPYLNVDPGTMSPLEHGEVFVTADGAETDLDLGNYERFTDKTLSKINSFTTGQVYQSVIKRERQGGYLGKTIQVIPHVVDEIKDRIFQAASDNDFLIIEIGGTVGDIESLPFLEAIRSIRHELPKSNTMNIHVSLIPYIKAAGELKTKPTQHSVQELRRIGITPHMLVCRTEKELPKALKDKLALSCDIDRNAVIEAGDAQSIYQVPLLFIKEGILTPLSEHFNIKIKPNMEKWDRLVKNILVPQDEVTIAFVGKYLGLKESYKSLIEALVHAGAHLNTKINIHWCDSERIEDLGAYEVIGNVDAILVAGGFGARGVEGKLKAIKYARENNITFLGICLGMQLSIIEFARNVLGIADANSIEFDENTKNPLIYLIDEFMDQSGNKQLRTSKSPLGGTMRLGEYPFEPLKGSKLQKAYGNEKEYFERHRHRYEANPKYKEVLEKAGMIICGESNGLIEAVELKDHPWFVGVQFHPEFTSHLETPNPIILEFVKQANTSK; translated from the coding sequence ATGACAAAATTCATTTTTGTAACGGGTGGAGTTTTAAGCTCTTTAGGAAAAGGGATAACTTCTGCTTCAATTGCAGCAATATTAAAGCAATCAGGATTTAAAGTAAGTATGTTGAAAATTGACCCGTACTTAAATGTAGACCCAGGAACAATGAGTCCTTTAGAACATGGTGAAGTTTTTGTTACTGCTGATGGTGCTGAGACAGACTTAGACTTGGGTAATTATGAGAGATTTACAGATAAAACTTTATCAAAAATTAATAGCTTTACAACAGGACAAGTCTATCAAAGTGTAATAAAAAGAGAAAGACAAGGTGGTTATTTAGGAAAAACTATCCAAGTAATTCCTCATGTTGTTGATGAGATAAAAGATAGAATTTTTCAAGCAGCATCTGATAATGATTTTTTAATTATTGAGATTGGTGGTACAGTTGGTGATATCGAAAGTCTTCCATTTTTAGAGGCTATTAGATCAATTCGTCATGAACTTCCAAAGTCAAATACTATGAATATCCATGTAAGTTTAATTCCTTATATAAAAGCAGCTGGAGAACTTAAAACTAAACCAACTCAACACTCTGTTCAAGAGTTAAGAAGAATTGGAATAACTCCTCATATGCTTGTTTGTAGAACTGAAAAAGAGCTTCCAAAAGCTTTAAAAGATAAATTGGCATTATCTTGTGACATTGATAGAAATGCAGTTATTGAAGCTGGTGATGCACAATCTATTTATCAAGTACCATTACTTTTTATAAAAGAAGGAATACTAACTCCATTATCAGAGCATTTCAATATAAAAATTAAACCAAATATGGAGAAATGGGATAGACTTGTTAAAAATATTTTAGTTCCACAAGATGAGGTTACTATTGCGTTTGTTGGAAAATATTTAGGATTAAAAGAGTCTTATAAATCATTAATTGAAGCATTAGTTCATGCAGGGGCTCATCTAAATACAAAAATAAATATTCACTGGTGTGATAGTGAAAGAATTGAGGATTTAGGAGCATATGAAGTAATTGGAAATGTTGATGCAATTCTAGTTGCTGGTGGATTTGGTGCTAGAGGTGTAGAAGGAAAACTAAAAGCTATAAAATATGCAAGAGAAAATAATATAACTTTCCTTGGAATTTGTCTTGGAATGCAATTAAGTATTATAGAATTCGCAAGAAATGTTTTAGGTATTGCAGATGCAAACTCTATAGAATTTGATGAAAATACAAAAAATCCATTAATTTACTTAATTGATGAGTTTATGGATCAAAGTGGAAATAAACAACTAAGAACATCAAAATCTCCACTAGGTGGAACTATGAGACTTGGTGAATACCCATTTGAACCACTTAAAGGCTCAAAACTTCAAAAAGCTTATGGAAATGAAAAAGAGTATTTTGAAAGACATAGACACAGATATGAAGCAAATCCAAAATATAAAGAAGTTTTAGAAAAAGCTGGAATGATTATTTGTGGAGAATCAAATGGTCTTATTGAAGCAGTTGAATTAAAAGATCATCCATGGTTTGTAGGAGTTCAGTTCCATCCAGAGTTTACATCTCATCTTGAGACTCCAAATCCAATTATATTAGAGTTTGTAAAACAGGCAAATACTTCTAAATAA
- the recJ gene encoding single-stranded-DNA-specific exonuclease RecJ, with protein sequence MSKITKQRLFEILSSRHLNNPYSKLASIPTPNNFKDINIATKRVKKAIECGEKITIVGDYDVDGVVSTTIMLEFFENLGIKVDYIIPNRFEHGYGLSPKIANKIDDGLVITVDNGISAYEASLILKEKNIDLIITDHHTVGEKIPHALAIINPKQEDCTFEFKEICGAQVAWYFCAAIKKELEANVDLSSYLDLLTLAIIADIMPMTSLNHTMVKQGLKKIKNSKREAFKLLNQHIQKEFLVSDDVGFTIAPKINSAGRMDDASLALDFLLSKCQNSAYESLAVLEELNNYRKTLQEDICSRAEKQIKSSDKAVVVWGEEWHEGVIGIVASKLSHKFKKPAFIFSINDNIAKGSARANSQISLYDLISKAKHLLIGFGGHKNAAGLSLEALNLEEFKEIINKELSQVNDSLHNEFITLGELDVSSVDLEFISIIEEFEPYGLENERPIFNVSNAKLVKTDLIGKDKNHLKLTLNSDGFIFEALKFYDNNTNLDNNLNLILSISKNEFRGVVTPTFLIQEIL encoded by the coding sequence ATGTCAAAGATTACAAAGCAAAGACTTTTCGAAATTCTAAGTAGCAGGCATTTGAATAATCCGTATTCAAAGCTTGCTTCAATTCCAACTCCAAACAACTTCAAAGATATTAATATTGCAACAAAAAGAGTAAAAAAAGCTATAGAGTGCGGTGAAAAAATAACTATAGTTGGTGATTATGATGTTGATGGTGTTGTATCTACTACAATTATGCTTGAATTTTTTGAAAATTTAGGAATAAAAGTAGATTATATAATTCCAAATAGATTTGAGCATGGATATGGTTTATCTCCTAAAATTGCTAATAAAATAGATGATGGCCTAGTTATTACAGTTGATAATGGAATTAGTGCTTATGAAGCATCTCTTATTTTAAAAGAAAAAAATATAGATTTGATTATCACAGACCATCATACAGTAGGAGAAAAAATTCCTCATGCTCTAGCTATTATAAATCCAAAGCAAGAAGATTGTACTTTTGAGTTTAAAGAGATTTGTGGTGCTCAAGTTGCTTGGTATTTTTGTGCAGCTATAAAAAAAGAGTTAGAAGCAAATGTTGATTTGAGTTCATATTTAGATCTTTTAACATTGGCAATTATTGCAGATATAATGCCAATGACAAGTTTAAATCATACAATGGTAAAACAGGGTTTAAAAAAAATAAAAAATTCAAAAAGAGAAGCATTTAAACTTTTAAATCAACATATTCAAAAAGAATTTTTAGTTTCAGATGATGTAGGTTTTACGATAGCTCCTAAAATTAATAGTGCTGGAAGAATGGATGACGCTAGTTTGGCTTTAGATTTTTTACTTTCAAAATGCCAAAATAGTGCTTATGAAAGCTTAGCAGTTTTAGAAGAATTAAATAATTATAGAAAAACTTTACAAGAAGATATTTGTTCAAGAGCAGAAAAACAGATAAAAAGTAGTGATAAGGCAGTTGTTGTTTGGGGAGAAGAGTGGCATGAAGGTGTTATTGGAATAGTGGCTTCAAAACTTTCTCATAAATTTAAAAAACCTGCTTTTATTTTTTCTATTAATGATAACATTGCAAAGGGTAGTGCAAGAGCAAATTCACAAATAAGTCTTTATGATTTAATATCAAAGGCAAAACATTTATTAATAGGTTTTGGTGGGCATAAAAATGCTGCTGGATTGTCTTTAGAAGCTTTAAATTTAGAAGAGTTTAAAGAGATTATAAATAAAGAATTAAGTCAAGTAAATGATAGTTTACACAATGAATTTATAACTTTAGGAGAGTTAGATGTTTCTAGTGTAGATTTAGAATTTATCTCTATTATTGAAGAATTTGAACCTTATGGACTTGAAAATGAAAGACCAATTTTTAATGTCTCAAATGCTAAATTGGTGAAAACTGATCTAATAGGAAAAGATAAAAATCATCTAAAACTTACTTTGAATAGTGATGGATTTATTTTTGAGGCTCTAAAATTTTATGATAATAATACAAATTTAGATAACAATCTAAATCTCATATTATCAATTTCTAAAAATGAGTTTAGAGGGGTAGTAACCCCAACTTTTTTAATTCAAGAAATCTTATAA
- the surE gene encoding 5'/3'-nucleotidase SurE, whose amino-acid sequence MLQILLTNDDGYHAAGLKALIEALSGIARITVVAPAKNKSACGHSLTLDRPLRMICMKDDFYKIDDATPTDCVYLSLGNLFKEGYKPDLVVSGINIGANMGEDITYSGTASAAMEAVIQGIPAIAISQVCRNMSQGIDDGMDFDLAKETIVKLVKKIINGSFPLDERKFLNVNIPAIKADECKGFKITKAGYRKYGNDSHRHLNPRGEEYYWIGLHPLIWVPSEDKSCDFEAISDGYVSITPIKLDMTSYKDIENLENWLVD is encoded by the coding sequence ATGTTACAGATACTTCTAACAAATGATGATGGATACCACGCTGCAGGATTAAAAGCTTTAATTGAAGCTTTATCTGGAATAGCAAGAATTACAGTAGTAGCACCAGCAAAAAATAAGTCAGCTTGCGGACATTCTTTGACGCTTGATAGACCACTTAGAATGATTTGCATGAAAGATGATTTTTACAAAATTGATGATGCAACACCAACAGATTGTGTCTATTTATCTTTAGGGAATTTATTTAAAGAAGGATATAAACCAGATTTAGTAGTTAGTGGTATAAATATTGGTGCTAATATGGGAGAAGATATAACATATAGTGGTACAGCAAGTGCTGCAATGGAAGCTGTAATTCAAGGAATTCCTGCAATTGCAATTTCACAAGTATGTAGAAACATGTCTCAAGGAATTGACGATGGTATGGATTTTGATCTCGCAAAAGAGACTATTGTGAAACTAGTAAAAAAAATAATAAATGGCTCATTTCCATTAGATGAACGAAAGTTTTTAAATGTTAATATTCCCGCAATAAAAGCGGATGAGTGCAAGGGATTTAAGATCACAAAAGCTGGATATAGAAAATATGGAAATGATTCACATAGACATCTAAATCCAAGAGGAGAAGAGTATTATTGGATAGGGCTTCACCCTCTTATTTGGGTTCCAAGTGAAGATAAATCCTGTGATTTTGAAGCAATAAGTGATGGTTATGTATCTATAACTCCTATAAAGTTAGATATGACATCATACAAAGATATTGAAAATCTAGAAAATTGGTTAGTAGATTAA